Proteins co-encoded in one Actinomadura luteofluorescens genomic window:
- a CDS encoding ABC transporter substrate-binding protein, translated as MSARKLAAGLGACAVLLAAAGCGGSAPSGAAGVAAGRDEGPVKIGALHPVSGANAVDGQQMRRGARMAVEAINAAGGIRSLGGRKVELETGDTQGKAEVGQSEAQRLISAGAVGLVGTYQSAVSTNVAVVAERNRVPFVMDVTASDAIFSHGYRYAFRVQPGSAAIAGAAARYLKEVSERAGKPVRKVAFLHEQTDFGSGAAEAFTAAAERLGIEVGPDISYDALTVSDLTAQITQVKASGADVLAVAGYYRDSLLAAKAVAAVKPALNAIWGVSNGAYDQPKFVTDGGAAAERIFSTNYHFDAQSPQTRALRADYQRRYGAPMRTGAVLAYDAVQVIARGVERAGTTDAEKVRDAIASSKVEPLTVGTGPISFAPNGDNRDALPVLMQVQGGGVKQVYPPEKAESQPNYSVTWRS; from the coding sequence ATGTCGGCTCGCAAGCTCGCCGCCGGGCTCGGCGCGTGCGCGGTCCTGCTGGCCGCGGCCGGCTGCGGCGGCTCGGCGCCGTCCGGCGCGGCCGGGGTGGCGGCCGGACGCGACGAGGGCCCGGTCAAGATCGGCGCGCTGCACCCGGTCAGCGGCGCCAACGCCGTCGACGGCCAGCAGATGCGGCGCGGCGCGCGGATGGCGGTGGAGGCGATCAACGCCGCCGGCGGCATCCGGTCCCTCGGCGGACGCAAGGTCGAACTGGAGACGGGCGACACGCAGGGCAAGGCGGAGGTCGGACAGAGCGAGGCCCAGCGCCTCATCTCCGCGGGCGCCGTCGGGCTCGTCGGCACCTACCAGAGCGCCGTCAGCACCAACGTCGCGGTCGTCGCCGAGCGCAACCGGGTCCCCTTCGTCATGGACGTCACCGCCTCGGACGCGATCTTCTCCCACGGCTACCGGTACGCGTTCCGCGTCCAGCCGGGCAGCGCCGCCATCGCGGGCGCCGCCGCCCGCTACCTCAAGGAGGTCTCCGAGCGGGCGGGCAAGCCCGTGCGCAAGGTCGCGTTCCTGCACGAGCAGACCGACTTCGGCAGCGGCGCCGCGGAGGCGTTCACCGCGGCGGCCGAGCGGCTCGGCATCGAGGTCGGCCCGGACATCAGCTACGACGCGCTCACCGTGTCGGACCTCACCGCGCAGATCACCCAGGTCAAGGCGTCGGGCGCGGACGTCCTCGCCGTCGCCGGCTACTACCGCGACAGCCTGCTGGCCGCCAAGGCCGTGGCCGCGGTCAAACCCGCCCTGAACGCGATCTGGGGCGTGTCCAACGGCGCCTACGACCAGCCCAAGTTCGTCACCGACGGCGGCGCCGCCGCCGAGCGGATCTTCAGCACCAACTACCACTTCGACGCCCAGAGCCCGCAGACGCGCGCGCTGCGGGCCGACTACCAGCGGCGCTACGGCGCCCCCATGCGCACGGGCGCGGTCCTCGCCTACGACGCGGTCCAGGTGATCGCGCGGGGCGTGGAACGCGCGGGCACCACCGACGCGGAGAAGGTGCGCGACGCGATCGCGTCCTCGAAGGTCGAGCCCCTCACGGTCGGCACCGGCCCGATCTCCTTCGCCCCGAACGGGGACAACCGCGACGCACTGCCCGTCCTCATGCAGGTGCAGGGCGGCGGGGTCAAGCAGGTCTACCCGCCGGAGAAGGCCGAATCCCAGCCCAACTACTCGGTGACGTGGCGGTCATGA
- a CDS encoding branched-chain amino acid ABC transporter permease has translation MTGITLTGRPGPGAGAARPAKAPPLRPQNRQLAVLAVLLLLAVPLPLVLPPAQGAVAVRILIFALMAIGWNVMSGFGGMFSFGHAAFFGLGAYTSAYLLVEHGVSPWIGMLAGMAVAAAVAVVVGFFAFRYRLKGAYFALATFAFAEMLRLVVTTTEFTGKAVGFTVPLIQGSSLWKIQFAADSPAYFWIALALAGLAALVSILFLYSRTGRYVTAIRDDELAAASLGTPVLRYKLVTVALSAAITAVAGTLYTQYYLFVNPDLAFGSSVSIQAIAAVVIGGIGTVWGPVAGAVILGSLSDVTATLLRTPPGFLDFLQGRSGLDVAVYAVLLILIVRLLPKGIVGTLAQRRRR, from the coding sequence ATGACCGGCATCACCCTCACCGGCCGCCCCGGCCCCGGCGCCGGCGCGGCCCGCCCGGCGAAGGCGCCGCCGCTGCGGCCGCAGAACCGGCAGCTCGCCGTCCTGGCGGTGCTGCTGCTCCTGGCCGTCCCGCTGCCGCTGGTGCTGCCGCCCGCGCAGGGCGCCGTCGCCGTCCGCATCCTGATCTTCGCGCTCATGGCGATCGGCTGGAACGTGATGAGCGGGTTCGGCGGCATGTTCAGCTTCGGGCACGCCGCGTTCTTCGGCCTCGGCGCCTACACCAGCGCCTACCTGCTGGTCGAGCACGGGGTGTCGCCCTGGATCGGGATGCTCGCCGGGATGGCGGTGGCGGCCGCCGTCGCCGTGGTCGTCGGGTTCTTCGCGTTCCGCTACCGGCTCAAGGGCGCCTACTTCGCGCTGGCGACGTTCGCGTTCGCCGAGATGCTCCGGCTGGTGGTCACCACGACGGAGTTCACCGGCAAGGCGGTCGGGTTCACCGTCCCGCTGATCCAGGGCTCCTCGCTCTGGAAGATCCAGTTCGCGGCGGACTCGCCCGCCTACTTCTGGATCGCGCTCGCCCTCGCGGGGCTCGCCGCCCTGGTCAGCATCCTGTTCCTGTACTCGCGGACCGGACGCTACGTCACCGCGATCCGCGACGACGAGCTCGCGGCGGCCTCCCTCGGCACCCCGGTCCTGCGGTACAAGCTGGTCACGGTCGCGCTGTCGGCCGCGATCACCGCCGTCGCGGGCACCCTCTACACGCAGTACTACCTGTTCGTGAACCCGGACCTGGCGTTCGGGTCGTCGGTGTCGATCCAGGCGATCGCCGCCGTGGTCATCGGCGGCATCGGCACGGTCTGGGGCCCGGTCGCCGGCGCGGTCATCCTGGGCTCGCTGTCGGACGTCACCGCGACGCTGCTGCGGACCCCGCCCGGCTTCCTGGACTTCCTGCAGGGGCGCAGCGGCCTGGACGTCGCGGTCTACGCGGTCCTGCTGATCCTGATCGTCCGGCTGCTCCCCAAGGGCATCGTCGGCACGCTCGCGCAGAGGAGGCGCCGATGA
- a CDS encoding HpcH/HpaI aldolase/citrate lyase family protein yields the protein MTPRTWLYVPGDRPDRIAKALASGADTVILDLEDAVAPPAKRAARRGVLDVLGSLADGRTAHVRINAPATPDGAEDIALLAADPGGLAGVRIPKCEDPAELRRAADALGVPVFPVLESALGVENAFALATAHPLVAGISLGEADLSADLRVAGGDALAWPRSRVVVAARAAGLPSPPQSVWTAVRDLDGLRADTLAGRRAGFFGRSVIHPAQIPVVHEASAPDPDEVAWARDLMSRLAEHREAAWIDSAGRFVDQAVVERAAWLLDAAASAARPVKEGHR from the coding sequence GTGACGCCGCGGACCTGGCTCTACGTCCCGGGCGACCGCCCGGACCGGATCGCCAAGGCACTCGCCTCCGGCGCCGACACGGTGATCCTCGACCTGGAGGACGCGGTCGCACCCCCGGCCAAGCGGGCCGCCCGGCGCGGCGTCCTGGACGTCCTGGGCTCCCTGGCGGACGGCCGCACCGCCCACGTGCGGATCAACGCGCCCGCCACCCCGGACGGCGCGGAGGACATCGCGCTCCTGGCGGCCGATCCCGGCGGCCTCGCCGGGGTACGGATCCCCAAGTGCGAGGACCCCGCCGAACTGCGCCGGGCCGCCGACGCCCTCGGCGTCCCGGTGTTCCCCGTCCTGGAGTCGGCCCTCGGCGTGGAGAACGCCTTCGCGCTCGCCACCGCGCACCCGCTCGTCGCCGGGATCTCGCTGGGCGAGGCCGACCTGTCCGCCGACCTGCGGGTGGCGGGCGGCGACGCGCTGGCGTGGCCGCGCTCCCGCGTCGTCGTGGCCGCCCGCGCGGCCGGGCTCCCGTCCCCGCCGCAGAGCGTCTGGACGGCCGTCCGCGACCTGGACGGCCTGCGCGCCGACACGCTCGCGGGACGCCGGGCCGGGTTCTTCGGGCGCTCGGTGATCCACCCCGCGCAGATCCCCGTCGTGCACGAGGCGTCCGCGCCCGACCCGGACGAGGTCGCGTGGGCGCGGGACCTGATGAGCCGGCTCGCCGAACACCGCGAGGCCGCATGGATCGACTCCGCCGGCCGGTTCGTGGACCAGGCGGTCGTCGAGCGCGCCGCCTGGCTGCTCGACGCCGCCGCGTCCGCCGCCCGGCCCGTCAAGGAAGGCCACCGATGA
- a CDS encoding branched-chain amino acid ABC transporter permease, whose translation MSDIGTKAQSPPTPAVRRRLPGGATASVLKRAAVTGGLVAAAIAVALIKSGSGLVVWQSVVTGLLMGGLYGLIAMGLTLIFGVLDIVNFAHGALLAIAMFIAFGVVQGTGLHPYLTLLVAVPALFLIGAAVHRGLLGGTGGASLENQLLITLGLSLLLENGLLMFFGAEPKNVALPGDFQFSLFGAVVPGARLYAFLGAVLIGAALYWMLRRTRFGTAIRAVAANRPGAELVGVNVRRVHTLTFAIGTACAGAAAVLAAPLVTVTPTLGEQFNITAFVVVVLGGMGNVAGALAGGLLIGLVEQLTTIYMGGQSSLLGVFAVFLVVLFLRPQGLFGRRA comes from the coding sequence ATGAGCGACATCGGAACCAAGGCCCAGTCCCCTCCCACCCCCGCCGTCCGGCGCCGCCTCCCCGGCGGCGCGACGGCCTCCGTCCTCAAGCGCGCCGCCGTCACCGGCGGCCTGGTGGCGGCCGCGATCGCGGTCGCCCTGATCAAGTCCGGCAGCGGTCTCGTCGTCTGGCAGTCGGTGGTCACCGGCCTGCTGATGGGCGGGCTGTACGGGCTCATCGCGATGGGCCTCACGCTCATCTTCGGCGTGCTCGACATCGTGAACTTCGCGCACGGCGCGCTGCTGGCCATCGCGATGTTCATCGCGTTCGGCGTCGTGCAGGGCACCGGCCTGCACCCCTACCTGACGCTGCTGGTCGCCGTCCCCGCCCTGTTCCTGATCGGCGCGGCCGTGCACCGCGGCCTGCTCGGCGGGACGGGCGGCGCGTCGCTGGAGAACCAGCTGCTCATCACGCTCGGCCTGTCGCTGCTGCTGGAGAACGGGCTGCTGATGTTCTTCGGCGCCGAGCCGAAGAACGTCGCGCTTCCCGGCGACTTCCAGTTCTCGCTGTTCGGCGCGGTCGTGCCGGGCGCGCGGCTGTACGCCTTCCTCGGCGCCGTCCTGATCGGCGCGGCCCTGTACTGGATGCTGCGCCGCACCCGGTTCGGCACGGCGATCCGCGCGGTCGCCGCGAACCGGCCCGGCGCGGAACTGGTCGGCGTGAACGTCCGCCGCGTCCACACGCTGACGTTCGCGATCGGCACCGCCTGCGCCGGCGCGGCGGCGGTGCTGGCCGCGCCGCTGGTCACGGTGACGCCCACCCTCGGCGAGCAGTTCAACATCACCGCCTTCGTCGTGGTGGTGCTGGGCGGGATGGGCAACGTCGCGGGAGCGCTCGCGGGCGGGCTGCTCATCGGGCTGGTCGAGCAGCTCACCACGATCTACATGGGCGGCCAGAGCTCGCTGCTCGGCGTGTTCGCGGTCTTCCTCGTCGTGCTCTTCCTCCGCCCGCAGGGACTGTTCGGGAGGCGGGCATGA
- a CDS encoding CaiB/BaiF CoA transferase family protein, which produces MTDALSGVRVLDAATLFAGPLAATLLGDFGAEVIKIEHPAGDPVRSHGAQRDGVGLWWKMLGRNKKAMTLYLGSPEGQELFRRLAADADVVIENFRPGTLERWGLGPDELRAINPRLVLARVTGFGQTGPYARRPGFGTLAEAMSGFAAITGEPDGPPTLPPFGLADGIAALTTAFAVMTALRAREASGEGQVVDLAIIEPILTLLGPQIITYDQLGELQARTGNRSHNNAPRNTYRTRDGGWVAISTSAQSIAERVMRLVGRPELIDEPWFATGAQRARHADVLDEAVGSWIAGRDRDEVVRAFEEAQAAVAPVYTAADVMSDPQFEALGTIASVPDDELGPVRMQNVLFRLSGTPGRITSAGPPLGAHTAEILARYGVDGAGLEDLRAKGVIR; this is translated from the coding sequence ATGACCGACGCCCTGTCCGGAGTCCGGGTCCTCGACGCGGCCACGCTGTTCGCCGGCCCGCTCGCCGCGACGCTGCTGGGCGACTTCGGGGCCGAGGTCATCAAGATCGAGCATCCGGCGGGCGACCCGGTGCGCAGCCACGGCGCGCAGCGCGACGGCGTCGGCCTGTGGTGGAAGATGCTCGGCCGCAACAAGAAGGCGATGACGCTCTACCTCGGCTCGCCCGAGGGCCAGGAGCTGTTCCGGCGGCTGGCCGCCGACGCCGACGTGGTGATCGAGAACTTCCGCCCCGGGACCCTGGAGCGCTGGGGCCTCGGCCCGGACGAGCTGCGCGCGATCAACCCGCGGCTCGTGCTGGCCCGGGTCACCGGATTCGGGCAGACCGGCCCCTACGCCCGGCGGCCCGGGTTCGGCACGCTCGCCGAGGCCATGAGCGGGTTCGCCGCCATCACCGGCGAGCCGGACGGCCCGCCGACCCTGCCGCCCTTCGGCCTCGCCGACGGGATCGCCGCGCTGACCACCGCGTTCGCGGTGATGACGGCGCTGCGGGCACGGGAGGCGAGCGGCGAGGGCCAGGTGGTCGACCTCGCCATCATCGAGCCGATCCTCACCCTGCTCGGCCCGCAGATCATCACCTACGACCAGCTGGGCGAGCTGCAGGCCCGCACCGGGAACCGCTCGCACAACAACGCGCCGCGCAACACCTACCGGACCCGCGACGGCGGCTGGGTCGCGATCTCCACCAGCGCCCAGTCGATCGCCGAGCGGGTGATGCGGCTGGTCGGCCGCCCCGAGCTGATCGACGAGCCGTGGTTCGCGACGGGGGCGCAGCGCGCCCGGCACGCCGACGTGCTGGACGAGGCGGTCGGGTCGTGGATCGCCGGGCGCGACCGCGACGAGGTCGTCAGGGCCTTCGAGGAGGCGCAGGCCGCCGTCGCCCCCGTCTACACCGCCGCCGACGTGATGAGCGACCCGCAGTTCGAGGCGCTCGGCACCATCGCCTCCGTCCCCGACGACGAGCTCGGCCCGGTGCGGATGCAGAACGTGCTGTTCCGGCTGTCGGGGACGCCGGGCCGGATCACTTCGGCCGGACCGCCGCTCGGCGCCCACACCGCCGAGATCCTCGCCCGCTACGGCGTGGACGGGGCCGGGCTGGAGGACCTGCGGGCCAAGGGCGTGATCAGGTGA